A genomic window from Archaeoglobus profundus DSM 5631 includes:
- a CDS encoding PAS domain S-box protein, which yields MKKYTLHEKGKLITTLLDLSTFIRPGKPESIVINFGKELMRRFGLTYFEAEVPIINFKVRIPEVAECNQPVEYVGSTIRLRFEGDIRDIHIKALRPLFEELDDILAHTIFHDVLTKMLEFSQDIIFVVDENGRVVEMNKKARETFGSVEKLPEALDKDICDCGGKTYSIAAYDLGNLKVVVGRDITEIKRLEESAREGEERFRRLAEAVPVAVFAYQKDGLIFVNKAAEYLTGYSRDELIREAFWNIFPEEEVEKVKRAMKSRLRGEVVEPYKLKIRRKDGSERIVRVHGTTISWNRERTGIATLLDITDLEEERRKLEELSKMLSLINRILRHDVLNAITSAVGYLELYKETRDESLLEKVAISLERCANVVRTMKSFEEMVSEGKLRIVNVGKIAEDVAKSFVIPVNIEGDCEVVADEGLRAVIENIVQNAIQHGKTDRVDIRISRVHDYCEIRIADYGKGIPDEIKSRIFEEGFTYGESAGTGMGLYIAERIVERYGGKIWVEDNEPQGTTFVIRLKSP from the coding sequence ATGAAAAAGTATACCTTGCATGAGAAGGGCAAGCTAATAACGACTTTATTAGACCTATCTACCTTCATAAGGCCCGGTAAACCTGAGAGTATCGTTATAAATTTTGGAAAAGAATTGATGAGAAGGTTTGGGCTAACGTACTTTGAAGCCGAAGTACCGATTATCAACTTCAAGGTTAGAATCCCCGAAGTCGCTGAATGTAATCAGCCTGTAGAGTATGTAGGTTCTACTATCAGATTGCGCTTTGAGGGAGATATACGTGATATACACATTAAGGCGCTGAGACCTCTATTTGAAGAACTTGATGATATACTAGCCCACACAATCTTTCATGACGTGCTCACAAAAATGCTCGAATTTTCTCAGGACATAATTTTCGTTGTTGATGAAAATGGAAGAGTTGTCGAGATGAACAAAAAGGCTAGGGAAACTTTTGGAAGTGTTGAAAAATTACCTGAAGCCCTTGATAAGGATATCTGCGATTGTGGAGGTAAAACTTACTCGATTGCTGCGTACGATCTGGGAAATCTAAAGGTCGTTGTTGGTAGAGATATAACGGAGATAAAGAGGCTTGAAGAGTCAGCAAGAGAGGGAGAAGAGAGATTTAGACGTTTGGCTGAAGCAGTTCCAGTAGCAGTCTTTGCCTATCAAAAAGATGGTTTGATTTTTGTAAATAAGGCAGCTGAGTATCTTACGGGTTACAGTAGAGATGAGTTGATTAGAGAAGCTTTCTGGAACATCTTTCCGGAAGAGGAGGTTGAAAAGGTTAAAAGGGCTATGAAAAGTAGGTTGCGCGGAGAAGTCGTTGAACCTTACAAGCTTAAAATCCGAAGAAAGGATGGATCCGAAAGGATTGTTCGCGTTCATGGAACTACCATTAGTTGGAATAGGGAAAGGACAGGTATTGCTACTTTGTTGGATATCACGGATTTGGAGGAGGAGAGGAGAAAGCTTGAAGAGTTATCAAAGATGCTATCCCTTATAAACAGAATTCTTCGCCACGATGTTTTGAATGCTATAACGTCTGCAGTCGGGTATCTGGAACTCTATAAGGAAACTAGAGACGAATCTCTCCTTGAAAAGGTTGCAATTTCGCTTGAGAGATGTGCTAACGTTGTGAGAACTATGAAATCATTTGAGGAGATGGTATCGGAAGGAAAACTTAGAATTGTCAACGTGGGTAAGATAGCTGAAGATGTTGCTAAAAGTTTTGTAATTCCAGTAAACATTGAGGGCGACTGTGAAGTCGTTGCAGATGAAGGGCTGAGAGCAGTTATTGAAAATATTGTGCAGAATGCAATTCAACACGGCAAAACTGACAGAGTAGATATAAGGATTAGTAGAGTTCATGATTACTGCGAGATAAGAATTGCCGACTACGGGAAAGGTATTCCGGATGAGATAAAGAGCAGAATATTTGAGGAGGGGTTCACATACGGTGAAAGTGCCGGTACGGGTATGGGATTGTATATAGCGGAGAGGATAGTTGAGAGGTATGGAGGCAAGATATGGGTTGAGGACAATGAGCCTCAGGGGACAACATTTGTAATAAGGCTCAAAAGTCCGTAA
- a CDS encoding Lrp/AsnC family transcriptional regulator, whose product MDEKDLKIIEMLLENARIPKVRIAEALGVTETAVRKRIQKLESSGVIIGYRAVINYKVANLFCSLTGVDVEPEKLWSVAEELKRWKEVKAMWLTTGDHTLILEIVVKGVDELSDVHKRIERIEGVKRVCPSIVLDVLK is encoded by the coding sequence GTGGACGAAAAGGATTTGAAGATAATCGAAATGCTTTTGGAGAATGCCAGAATTCCTAAGGTCAGGATAGCCGAAGCTTTGGGAGTTACCGAGACTGCTGTGAGAAAGAGAATTCAAAAACTTGAGAGTTCTGGAGTGATAATCGGGTATAGAGCCGTTATTAATTACAAGGTAGCAAATCTTTTCTGCTCTTTAACTGGCGTAGATGTTGAGCCTGAAAAACTTTGGAGCGTTGCAGAAGAGCTTAAGAGGTGGAAGGAAGTCAAAGCTATGTGGCTAACAACGGGAGATCACACACTCATTCTTGAAATTGTTGTAAAGGGAGTTGATGAACTTTCAGATGTACACAAGAGAATAGAGAGGATAGAAGGGGTTAAAAGAGTATGTCCATCGATCGTTTTAGATGTTTTGAAGTGA
- a CDS encoding 4Fe-4S dicluster domain-containing protein, which translates to MIWIDYEKCTNCKKCLHCPQGVFEDVGYIIVANPEYCNGCCYCVQVCEVEAVHVDEC; encoded by the coding sequence ATGATCTGGATCGATTACGAGAAATGTACGAACTGCAAGAAGTGTTTACATTGCCCTCAAGGTGTTTTTGAGGATGTCGGATACATCATTGTTGCAAATCCAGAGTACTGTAACGGATGCTGTTATTGCGTTCAAGTTTGTGAGGTAGAAGCCGTTCATGTTGATGAATGTTAA
- a CDS encoding rubredoxin, with amino-acid sequence MKWKCKCCGYVYDESVGDPFNDIPPETKFEDLLDDWVCPVCGCSKDKFVPLSL; translated from the coding sequence ATGAAATGGAAGTGTAAGTGTTGCGGATACGTCTACGATGAAAGCGTTGGTGATCCTTTCAACGACATACCTCCCGAAACAAAGTTTGAAGATTTACTGGATGACTGGGTTTGTCCAGTGTGCGGTTGCTCCAAAGACAAGTTCGTTCCTCTAAGCTTGTGA
- a CDS encoding peroxiredoxin, whose product MGCPRIGDSVEFKALTTHGMIDFPKDFEGKWVVLFSHPADFTPVCTTEFVAFAKRYDKFKELNCELIGLSIDQVFSHIKWVEWIKEKLGVEIPFPVIADDRGQIAEKLGMIHPAKGTNTVRAVFIFDPKGVIRAILYYPQELGRNIDEILRIVRGLQVSDANGVALPANWPNNELIGDKAIIPPPTDEKTAKERLEKAKAGEIECFDWWFCYKKV is encoded by the coding sequence ATGGGCTGTCCGAGGATTGGAGACAGTGTGGAGTTCAAGGCTTTGACGACACACGGCATGATCGATTTCCCAAAAGACTTTGAAGGTAAGTGGGTCGTACTGTTCTCACACCCAGCAGACTTCACACCAGTTTGCACAACGGAGTTCGTGGCATTTGCCAAGAGATACGATAAGTTTAAAGAGTTAAACTGCGAACTTATCGGCTTAAGTATCGATCAAGTCTTCAGCCACATAAAGTGGGTTGAGTGGATAAAGGAGAAGCTAGGTGTTGAAATACCTTTTCCAGTGATTGCCGATGATAGGGGACAGATAGCCGAAAAACTGGGTATGATTCACCCAGCTAAGGGAACAAATACTGTGAGAGCGGTTTTCATATTTGACCCTAAAGGCGTTATAAGGGCCATTCTCTACTACCCGCAAGAGCTGGGCAGGAATATAGACGAAATTCTAAGAATTGTCAGAGGATTGCAGGTGAGTGATGCCAACGGAGTTGCACTACCGGCAAACTGGCCGAACAACGAATTAATTGGAGATAAGGCTATAATTCCACCACCGACTGATGAAAAAACTGCTAAGGAGAGATTGGAGAAGGCTAAGGCTGGTGAAATCGAGTGCTTTGATTGGTGGTTCTGCTACAAGAAGGTTTGA
- a CDS encoding rubrerythrin family protein → MPNLETRKNLLRGYISESVAISRYLIYSDIAEKEKLIYVSKYFKEVAENEKKHAEIYANFIKELEVEPTDVEIKAPIKFGDSAENLRIAVESERLEAEEIYPKMAEVAEKEGFKQIAERIRTLAEVEKQHFTKFSKLLELLETGKMFKRDEEVEWMCLVCGYVHKGREPPKVCPNCGAEYYYFVSKDILAL, encoded by the coding sequence GTGCCAAACTTGGAAACTCGGAAAAATTTGCTTAGAGGATATATAAGTGAGAGCGTTGCTATAAGCAGATATCTTATCTATTCTGACATTGCTGAGAAGGAAAAGCTGATCTATGTGTCTAAATATTTCAAGGAGGTTGCCGAAAACGAGAAGAAACATGCTGAGATATATGCCAATTTTATAAAGGAGTTGGAAGTAGAGCCAACGGATGTTGAAATAAAAGCCCCGATAAAGTTTGGAGATAGTGCCGAAAACCTGAGAATTGCTGTTGAGAGTGAAAGGTTGGAGGCTGAAGAGATATATCCGAAAATGGCTGAAGTTGCTGAGAAAGAGGGTTTTAAGCAGATAGCCGAAAGAATTAGAACGCTCGCAGAGGTTGAAAAGCAGCACTTTACGAAGTTTTCCAAGCTTTTAGAGCTTTTGGAAACTGGTAAGATGTTTAAGAGAGATGAAGAAGTTGAATGGATGTGCCTTGTTTGCGGTTATGTGCATAAAGGTAGAGAACCGCCAAAAGTCTGTCCGAACTGCGGTGCAGAGTATTACTACTTCGTATCAAAAGATATTCTGGCTTTGTGA
- a CDS encoding N-glycosylase/DNA lyase → MEEFRKLGERGKTTFDFRPFLDLKIDATIETELAFCISTANSSALSGLKFQKSLEGLSLNDLSVGEIEELMREAGVRFASRKAKYLKTALENFDIVEKALKLEDFGARRMLLKLKGLGMKESSHFLRNVGRRNLAIVDRHILRWLERRGYRFKLPREYVKAEEVLRRIAKERNLTLAELDLVLWFEMTEKVLK, encoded by the coding sequence ATGGAAGAGTTCAGGAAGCTTGGGGAGAGAGGTAAAACCACATTTGATTTCAGACCATTTTTGGATTTGAAGATAGATGCTACAATCGAAACCGAACTAGCATTCTGCATATCAACAGCAAACTCCTCCGCTCTATCAGGCTTAAAGTTTCAGAAGTCTCTGGAAGGATTAAGCCTTAACGATCTAAGCGTTGGAGAAATTGAAGAACTGATGAGAGAAGCTGGAGTTAGATTTGCCTCAAGAAAAGCAAAATACCTCAAAACTGCTTTAGAGAACTTTGATATAGTTGAGAAAGCGTTGAAGCTTGAAGATTTTGGTGCAAGGAGGATGCTTTTGAAGTTAAAGGGTTTAGGAATGAAAGAAAGCAGTCACTTCTTGAGAAACGTTGGAAGAAGGAATTTGGCTATCGTAGACAGGCACATTCTCAGATGGCTAGAAAGAAGGGGTTACAGATTCAAGTTGCCGAGAGAGTACGTTAAGGCTGAAGAAGTCCTTAGAAGGATTGCGAAGGAAAGAAACCTGACTTTGGCCGAGCTAGATCTAGTACTCTGGTTCGAGATGACTGAAAAAGTCCTCAAATGA
- the rbr gene encoding rubrerythrin → MKTLENLVKAFIGESMARNRYTFYAKIAKEEGYVYVQRVFLETAENEKEHAEVLFEFIQKLKGNVDSIKVEAEAPLTLGSTAENLRSAIEGENYEHTKMYPEFAKVAEDEGFNEIAARLRAIARAEEHHENRYRVLLEAIEKGTYFKRDEEVEWVCLECGYVHKGREPPEKCPSCGHPKAYYVARDLLIL, encoded by the coding sequence ATGAAAACGCTCGAAAATTTGGTTAAGGCTTTTATAGGGGAGAGCATGGCGAGAAACAGATACACATTCTACGCTAAGATTGCAAAGGAGGAGGGCTACGTTTACGTTCAGAGAGTTTTCTTGGAGACTGCAGAAAATGAGAAGGAGCATGCAGAAGTTCTTTTTGAGTTTATACAGAAGCTGAAAGGTAATGTTGATTCGATAAAAGTTGAAGCTGAAGCTCCCCTGACATTGGGATCCACAGCAGAAAATTTGAGGTCTGCAATTGAAGGTGAAAACTACGAACACACAAAGATGTATCCAGAATTCGCTAAAGTCGCTGAAGATGAGGGGTTTAACGAAATTGCGGCAAGGTTGAGGGCGATAGCTAGGGCCGAGGAGCACCACGAAAACAGATACAGAGTCTTGCTCGAAGCTATTGAAAAAGGAACTTACTTCAAAAGGGATGAAGAAGTTGAGTGGGTCTGTTTGGAGTGTGGATACGTGCACAAGGGTAGGGAACCACCCGAGAAGTGTCCCTCCTGCGGACATCCTAAGGCGTATTACGTTGCAAGAGATCTGTTAATTCTGTGA
- a CDS encoding FIST signal transduction protein, which translates to MWAELVKVDEIGDLDAVSLIIFASDSCYEELREQFGNIKAKNVFGAVFPGVIFDGKKYEDRAIALRFDFEISGFRGCVPADVKAETLLTLADGFHENVESTLENVYFKLGNTVKYLGGGAGSLNRRIDCLFDKDGFFSNDVLFVSLPFDCNIAVRHGWQETGYSFVSTRTSGRKILELDWTPAFEAYKDILAQFDIEISRKNFFDVAMAYPFGISKICGEDIIRDPLYLDKSSIICAGKVPRNHILKLMRGEKDRLVEAARECAEAVEGNVSFDCISRVLYLGDEFKREARHLKGTFGALTIGEIACSRGIVEFFNKTLVVGGIHEKVYLA; encoded by the coding sequence ATGTGGGCTGAACTTGTTAAAGTTGATGAGATCGGAGATTTGGATGCAGTCAGTTTGATAATATTTGCATCTGATAGCTGTTACGAGGAGCTAAGAGAACAATTCGGTAATATCAAAGCTAAAAACGTATTTGGGGCGGTATTTCCCGGAGTAATTTTCGATGGAAAGAAGTATGAAGATAGAGCTATCGCTTTAAGATTTGATTTTGAGATTTCTGGCTTTAGAGGATGCGTTCCGGCTGACGTAAAGGCCGAGACCTTACTAACATTGGCAGATGGATTCCACGAGAATGTCGAGAGCACACTTGAGAATGTGTACTTCAAGCTTGGTAATACTGTGAAGTATTTGGGAGGCGGGGCAGGTTCTCTCAACAGGCGAATAGATTGTTTGTTTGATAAAGATGGATTCTTCTCGAATGACGTACTGTTTGTATCTTTACCTTTCGACTGCAACATAGCCGTTCGTCATGGATGGCAGGAGACGGGATATTCGTTTGTCTCTACAAGAACATCTGGGAGAAAAATACTTGAACTCGACTGGACTCCCGCTTTTGAGGCTTACAAAGATATTCTAGCCCAGTTTGATATTGAGATAAGCAGAAAAAACTTTTTCGATGTTGCGATGGCGTATCCATTTGGCATATCGAAGATTTGTGGAGAAGATATTATAAGGGATCCGCTGTATCTCGATAAATCATCGATAATTTGTGCTGGAAAAGTTCCACGAAATCACATACTGAAGTTAATGAGGGGAGAGAAGGATAGACTTGTTGAGGCTGCAAGAGAGTGCGCCGAAGCTGTTGAAGGGAACGTATCCTTCGATTGTATATCACGTGTTCTGTACTTGGGTGACGAGTTTAAGAGGGAGGCAAGGCACTTGAAAGGGACATTTGGAGCTTTGACCATAGGCGAAATTGCGTGTAGCAGGGGAATAGTTGAGTTTTTCAACAAAACTTTGGTAGTGGGTGGTATTCATGAAAAAGTATACCTTGCATGA
- a CDS encoding HEAT repeat domain-containing protein, with protein sequence MKAEELLERREFEKLTPKVAMKFLYHPNEFYRFRGAEALGYLCKGEKARNYILRLFWHLSDESGAYCIGAPLGIAEIGLNNPEVFEGFKNRFVSLLDDWEVERKYVAYGIARTAHLVKDAYPNPVEKLLEVLKELKDNPDFVAYALFALKRLKAEIPNEFKKDCRFAKFYDGEGIKSIRICELLDII encoded by the coding sequence GTGAAAGCTGAAGAATTGTTAGAAAGGAGAGAGTTCGAGAAGTTAACTCCAAAAGTTGCAATGAAATTTCTCTATCATCCGAACGAGTTTTACAGGTTTAGGGGTGCTGAGGCTCTGGGATATCTATGCAAGGGTGAGAAAGCTAGGAACTACATATTGAGGCTTTTCTGGCACTTAAGTGATGAGAGCGGTGCCTACTGTATTGGCGCGCCTTTGGGTATAGCTGAGATAGGCCTGAATAATCCAGAAGTCTTTGAAGGATTTAAGAATAGGTTTGTATCTCTTTTGGACGACTGGGAGGTGGAGAGAAAATACGTTGCTTACGGAATTGCGAGAACGGCACATCTCGTCAAAGATGCCTATCCCAATCCAGTCGAAAAGTTGTTAGAAGTCTTGAAGGAGCTTAAAGACAATCCCGACTTCGTTGCATACGCTCTTTTCGCGCTAAAAAGGTTGAAAGCTGAAATTCCGAATGAGTTCAAAAAAGATTGCAGATTTGCAAAATTCTACGACGGCGAAGGCATTAAAAGTATTAGGATCTGCGAGTTGCTCGATATCATTTGA
- a CDS encoding class II SORL domain-containing protein: MLEKFVYSKERAEGEIISKVETHTPEIECPDVVKAGEPFEVRISVTKHPNKLEHSIRYVDVFFIEEGRAFNPVKVAKVQFTPEYAEAEAVLKLKIQKSGKIVALAYCNLHGLWENYKEVKVE, translated from the coding sequence ATGTTGGAGAAATTTGTGTATAGTAAAGAGAGGGCTGAGGGTGAAATCATAAGTAAGGTGGAAACGCATACGCCAGAGATAGAATGTCCCGATGTCGTTAAGGCTGGAGAACCTTTTGAAGTTAGAATCTCAGTCACAAAACATCCCAACAAGCTCGAGCACTCGATAAGGTATGTGGATGTGTTCTTTATCGAGGAAGGCAGGGCTTTCAACCCCGTAAAAGTTGCGAAAGTTCAGTTTACTCCAGAATATGCTGAAGCTGAAGCTGTACTGAAGCTAAAGATACAGAAAAGTGGAAAGATAGTAGCTTTGGCCTACTGCAATCTGCACGGCCTTTGGGAGAATTACAAAGAGGTTAAAGTAGAATGA